The Desulfovulcanus ferrireducens genome includes a window with the following:
- a CDS encoding MlaE family ABC transporter permease yields MKAFFAWLGQGLIELIQEMGQVMLLFLEACYWLVRPPVRWRLFFKQMEFVGVGSLFVVLLTGLFTGMVLALQTYHAFRMFSAESLVGATVALSMTRELGPVITALMVTGRAGSSIAAEIGTMRVTEQIDALTVMAINPVQYLVLPRLVAGVIMLPLLTVISDFVGVVGGYLVGVNLLGINAGLFMNKIYEYVEVEDIYNGLIKAAVFGLILTLIGCYKGFYTRGGAEGVGRSTTQAVVLASVFILVSDYILTALMF; encoded by the coding sequence ATGAAAGCTTTTTTTGCCTGGCTTGGCCAGGGGCTTATAGAACTAATTCAGGAAATGGGGCAGGTGATGCTCCTTTTTTTGGAGGCCTGTTACTGGCTTGTCCGTCCGCCAGTACGCTGGCGGCTTTTTTTCAAGCAAATGGAGTTTGTCGGCGTAGGTTCTCTGTTTGTGGTGCTCTTGACAGGGCTTTTTACAGGCATGGTTCTGGCCTTGCAGACCTACCATGCCTTTCGCATGTTTTCGGCAGAGAGTCTGGTCGGAGCAACTGTGGCCTTGTCCATGACCAGGGAATTGGGGCCGGTAATTACGGCTCTTATGGTTACTGGCCGGGCCGGGTCGTCTATTGCTGCTGAAATAGGGACCATGCGCGTTACCGAGCAGATTGATGCCTTAACTGTCATGGCCATAAATCCTGTTCAATATTTGGTTTTACCCCGTCTTGTGGCTGGCGTTATAATGTTGCCTCTATTGACGGTCATAAGTGATTTTGTTGGAGTTGTTGGCGGATATCTGGTAGGGGTCAACCTTTTGGGCATAAATGCCGGCTTGTTTATGAACAAGATATACGAGTATGTCGAGGTGGAAGATATTTATAATGGTTTGATCAAGGCTGCTGTTTTCGGACTTATTTTGACCCTGATCGGATGCTATAAAGGATTCTACACCCGCGGCGGAGCAGAAGGCGTGGGGCGGTCAACCACACAGGCCGTTGTTTTGGCCTCAGTATTTATTCTCGTGAGCGATTATATTTTAACTGCGCTGATGTTTTAG